One window of the Serinus canaria isolate serCan28SL12 chromosome 9, serCan2020, whole genome shotgun sequence genome contains the following:
- the PHC3 gene encoding polyhomeotic-like protein 3 isoform X1, with the protein MENEPNTTTCSAPTTTVTTTSTSRTPLPQISVYSGSDRHAVQVIQQALHRPPSSAAQYLQQMYAAQQQHLMLQTAALQQQHLSSTQFQSLATVPQASLSGGRQCTSPTGSVTQQSSMSQTSINLSTSPTPAQIISRSQTSNTTSSSITQQTMLLGSTSPTLSASQAQMYLRAQMLIFTPATTVAAVQSDIPVVSSSSSSSCQSAATQVQNLTLRSQKLGVLSSSQNGPPKSSSQTQSLCPSKAASSSKGSQPDPSESNRKGESPAPESRSTPVTRTSSIHHLITPASYSPLQPHSLVKHQQIPLHSPPPKISHHQLILQQQQQVQPIALQTPPGQEPPPSQHCLPLPSHALPPAPSSVQSHCSPIHIHPPPLTLSPTPSQSAQQSVVVSPPPSHSPSQSPTIIIHPQALIQSQASSLVPAALQPEPAAPQAAAANPVRPSQPLSLPQHLPLPPSPAVHIGAVEPPSLVSPGQQLVSSTPHQQYPALQSAPIPLAAPPQLSASSTQIQPLPLQSVQSLQVQPEILSQGQVLVQNTLVSEEELPAAEALVQLPFQTLPPPQTVAVNLQVQPSVPIETPVIYQVENVCEEEMPEDSDCVHMARTPTPPTLSPPAITLGNGEALNSEDPMSEHGGLPSVTSSVSASVIKSPSDPSHASIPPPPLLLPAATTRSNSTSMPNSIPSLENKPPQAIVKPQILTHVIEGFVIQEGLEPFPVSRSSLLVEQPAEKRLLVEGQIMSVVCVESDLQNTKHADNSSDTEIEDMIAEEGLDEIENDLLKCEFCGKMGYPNKFLRSKRFCSTSCAKRHSLSCTKKFGLFPSDKTSRWNRKSDSQSLGRRGRRPSGPEGASRDHFLRQLPITYPSAEEDLAPHEDAVPTAMTTRLRRQSERERERELRELRIRKMPESIDLLPVVQTDPSVWTVDEVWAFIHSLPGCQDIADEFRAQEIDGQALLLLKEDHLMSAMNIKLGPALKICARINSLKES; encoded by the exons ATGGAGAATGAACCCAACACAACGACATGTTCTGCACCCACCACGACCGTCACCACCACCTCCACTTCCCGCACGCCGCTGCCGCAGATCTCCGTTTACAGCGGCTCTGACAGACATGCTGTCCAG GTTATTCAGCAGGCCTTGCATCGTCCTCCTAGCTCAGCTGCTCAGTACCTCCAGCAGATGtatgcagcccagcagcagcatctaATGCTGCagactgctgctctgcagcagcagcacttaaGCAGTACCCAATTTCAGAGTCTGGCAACTGTTCCACAG GCAAGCCTGTCAGGTGGGAGGCAATGTACTTCCCCCACTGGGAGTGTCACTCAGCAGTCAAGCATGTCGCAGACCTCG aTTAACCTCTCCACCTCTCCTACACCTGCACAGATAATAAGCCGTTCTCAGACCTCcaacaccaccagcagcagcatcacccagcAGACGATGTTGCTGGGCAGCACCTCTCCTACCCTGAGTGCCAGCCAGGCTCAAATGTATCTACGAGCTCAGATG CTTATTTTTACTCCTGCGACCACTGTGGCTGCTGTCCAGTCTGACATTCCTGTTgtctcctcatcctcctcatcttcCTGTCAGTCTGCAGCTACTCAG GTTCAGAACTTGACGTTGCGCAGTCAGAAGCTGGGTGTGTTGTCAAGTTCACAGAATGGCCCACCAAAGAGCAGCAGTCAAACTCAGTCGCTGTGCCCCAGTaaggctgccagcagctccaagggcaGCCAGCCAGATCCCTCAGAAAGCAATAGGAAAGGAGAGAGCCCCGCTCCAGAGAGCCGCAGCACGCCGGTCACACGGACGTCCAGCATCCACCACTTAATTACACCAG CTTCATATTCTCCATTGCAACCTCATTCTCTAGTAAAACATCAGCAGATCCCACTTCATTCACCACCTCCAAAGATTTCCCATCATCAGCtgatcctgcagcagcagcagcaagtccAGCCGATTGCACTTCAGACTCCTCCGGGCCAGGAGCCgcctccatcccagcactgtctgcccctccccagccatgCGCTGCCTCCGGCCCCCAGCAGTGTCCAGTCCCACTGCTCCCCTATCCACATCCATCCTCCGCCTCTCACGCTCTCTCCTACCCCGTCCCAGTCAGCTCAGCAATCAGTGGTGGTGTCCCCTCCGCCATCCCACTCCCCAAGTCAGTCACCCACCATAATTATTCACCCTCAAGCCCTTATCCAGTCCCAGGCCAGTTCCCTGGTGCCGGCGGCTCTGCAGCCCGAGCCGGCCGCTCCGCAGGCGGCTGCTGCCAACCCCGTGCGGCCATCGCAGCCGCTCAGCCTCCCGCAGCACCTTCCCCTCCCGCCCTCGCCTGCCGTGCACATCGGGGCCGTGGAGCCGCCCAGCTTGGTTTCCCCGGGCCAGCAGCTCGTGTCCTCCACGCCACACCAGCAGTACCCAGCCCTGCAATCCGCTCCCATCCCTCTGGCAGCTCCGCCTCAGCTCTCTGCATCCTCAACCCAGATTCAACCCCTGCCCCTGCAGTCTGTGCAGTCTTTACAGGTGCAGCCTGAAATTCTGTCCCAGGGCCAGGTTTTGGTTCAAAACACTTTGGTTTCTGAGGAGGAacttcctgctgcagaggcatTGGTCCAGCTGCCATTTCAAACTCTTCCACCACCACAGACCGTCGCAGTAAATCTGCAGGTGCAGCCTTCAGTTCCGATTGAAACTCCAGTG ATTTACCAAGTGGAGAATGTGTGTGAAGAGGAGATGCCCGAGGACTCAGATTGTGTCCACATGGCAAGAACACCTACACCACCCACCTTGTCCCCACCAGCCATAACCTTGGGCAATGGAGAGGCTCTTAATTCAGAAGATCCTATGTCAG AACATGGGGGACTGCCTTCAGTGACATCATCAGTCAGTGCCTCAGTAATTAAATCTCCATCTGATCCTTCCCATGCCTCTATTCCACCACCCCCTCTTTTGCTTCCAGCAGCAACAACAAGGAGCAACAGCACATCCATGCCCAATAGCATTCCCAGCCTAGAAAACAAACCTCCACAGGCTATTGTTAAACCCCAGATCCTGACCCATGTCATCGAAGGCTTTGTGATTCAGGAGGGGTTAGAGCCATTCCCT GTCAGTCGTTCATCTTTGCTGGTGGAACAGCCTGCAGAGAAGAGATTGCTGGTGGAGGGTCAGATCATGAGTGTGGTGTGTGTTGAATCAGATTTGCAGAACACAAAACATGCAGACAACTCATCAGACACAGAGATAGAGGATATGATTGCAGAAG AGGGACTGGATGAAATTGAAAATGATCTTCTAAAGTGTGAATTTTGTGGAAAAATGGGATATCCCAATAAGTTTCTGCGGTCAAAAAGATTCTGCTCCACGTCCTGTGCCAAAAG GCACAGCCTTAGTTGCACTAAGAAATTTGGGCTGTTTCCATCAGACAAGACCAGTCGTTGGAATCGGAAGTCAGATAGCCAAAGTCTTGGGCGACGCGGGCGTCGGCCGAGCGGCCCTGAGGGGGCATCGCGAGATCATTTTCTTAGACAG CTTCCAATTACTTATCCATCTGCAGAAGAAGATCTGGCTCCTCATGAAGACGCTGTTCCAACGGCCATGACCACGCGCCTGCGGAGGCAGAGTGAGAGGGAGAGGGAACGGGAGCTTCGGGAGCTGAGGATAAGGAAAATGCCAGAGAGCATCGACCTCTTACCAGTGGTGCAAACTGACCCCTCAGTATGGACTGTCGATGAAGTTTGGGCCTTTATACATTCTCTGCCTG GTTGTCAAGATATTGCAGATGAATTTAGAGCACAAGAAATTGATGGACAAGCTCTCCTTTTGTTGAAGGAGGATCACCTTATGAGTGCAATGAATATTAAGCTTGGACCTGCATTGAAAATCTGTGCACGTATCAATTCCTTGAAAGAATCCTAG
- the PHC3 gene encoding polyhomeotic-like protein 3 isoform X7 — MENEPNTTTCSAPTTTVTTTSTSRTPLPQISVYSGSDRHAVQVIQQALHRPPSSAAQYLQQMYAAQQQHLMLQTAALQQQHLSSTQFQSLATVPQASLSGGRQCTSPTGSVTQQSSMSQTSINLSTSPTPAQIISRSQTSNTTSSSITQQTMLLGSTSPTLSASQAQMYLRAQMLIFTPATTVAAVQSDIPVVSSSSSSSCQSAATQVQNLTLRSQKLGVLSSSQNGPPKSSSQTQSLCPSKAASSSKGSQPDPSESNRKGESPAPESRSTPVTRTSSIHHLITPASYSPLQPHSLVKHQQIPLHSPPPKISHHQLILQQQQQVQPIALQTPPGQEPPPSQHCLPLPSHALPPAPSSVQSHCSPIHIHPPPLTLSPTPSQSAQQSVVVSPPPSHSPSQSPTIIIHPQALIQSQASSLVPAALQPEPAAPQAAAANPVRPSQPLSLPQHLPLPPSPAVHIGAVEPPSLVSPGQQLVSSTPHQQYPALQSAPIPLAAPPQLSASSTQIQPLPLQSVQSLQVQPEILSQGQVLVQNTLVSEEELPAAEALVQLPFQTLPPPQTVAVNLQVQPSVPIETPVIYQVENVCEEEMPEDSDCVHMARTPTPPTLSPPAITLGNGEALNSEDPMSEHGGLPSVTSSVSASVIKSPSDPSHASIPPPPLLLPAATTRSNSTSMPNSIPSLENKPPQAIVKPQILTHVIEGFVIQEGLEPFPVSRSSLLVEQPAEKRLLVEGQIMSVVCVESDLQNTKHADNSSDTEIEDMIAEEGLDEIENDLLKCEFCGKMGYPNKFLRSKRFCSTSCAKSFQLLIHLQKKIWLLMKTLFQRP, encoded by the exons ATGGAGAATGAACCCAACACAACGACATGTTCTGCACCCACCACGACCGTCACCACCACCTCCACTTCCCGCACGCCGCTGCCGCAGATCTCCGTTTACAGCGGCTCTGACAGACATGCTGTCCAG GTTATTCAGCAGGCCTTGCATCGTCCTCCTAGCTCAGCTGCTCAGTACCTCCAGCAGATGtatgcagcccagcagcagcatctaATGCTGCagactgctgctctgcagcagcagcacttaaGCAGTACCCAATTTCAGAGTCTGGCAACTGTTCCACAG GCAAGCCTGTCAGGTGGGAGGCAATGTACTTCCCCCACTGGGAGTGTCACTCAGCAGTCAAGCATGTCGCAGACCTCG aTTAACCTCTCCACCTCTCCTACACCTGCACAGATAATAAGCCGTTCTCAGACCTCcaacaccaccagcagcagcatcacccagcAGACGATGTTGCTGGGCAGCACCTCTCCTACCCTGAGTGCCAGCCAGGCTCAAATGTATCTACGAGCTCAGATG CTTATTTTTACTCCTGCGACCACTGTGGCTGCTGTCCAGTCTGACATTCCTGTTgtctcctcatcctcctcatcttcCTGTCAGTCTGCAGCTACTCAG GTTCAGAACTTGACGTTGCGCAGTCAGAAGCTGGGTGTGTTGTCAAGTTCACAGAATGGCCCACCAAAGAGCAGCAGTCAAACTCAGTCGCTGTGCCCCAGTaaggctgccagcagctccaagggcaGCCAGCCAGATCCCTCAGAAAGCAATAGGAAAGGAGAGAGCCCCGCTCCAGAGAGCCGCAGCACGCCGGTCACACGGACGTCCAGCATCCACCACTTAATTACACCAG CTTCATATTCTCCATTGCAACCTCATTCTCTAGTAAAACATCAGCAGATCCCACTTCATTCACCACCTCCAAAGATTTCCCATCATCAGCtgatcctgcagcagcagcagcaagtccAGCCGATTGCACTTCAGACTCCTCCGGGCCAGGAGCCgcctccatcccagcactgtctgcccctccccagccatgCGCTGCCTCCGGCCCCCAGCAGTGTCCAGTCCCACTGCTCCCCTATCCACATCCATCCTCCGCCTCTCACGCTCTCTCCTACCCCGTCCCAGTCAGCTCAGCAATCAGTGGTGGTGTCCCCTCCGCCATCCCACTCCCCAAGTCAGTCACCCACCATAATTATTCACCCTCAAGCCCTTATCCAGTCCCAGGCCAGTTCCCTGGTGCCGGCGGCTCTGCAGCCCGAGCCGGCCGCTCCGCAGGCGGCTGCTGCCAACCCCGTGCGGCCATCGCAGCCGCTCAGCCTCCCGCAGCACCTTCCCCTCCCGCCCTCGCCTGCCGTGCACATCGGGGCCGTGGAGCCGCCCAGCTTGGTTTCCCCGGGCCAGCAGCTCGTGTCCTCCACGCCACACCAGCAGTACCCAGCCCTGCAATCCGCTCCCATCCCTCTGGCAGCTCCGCCTCAGCTCTCTGCATCCTCAACCCAGATTCAACCCCTGCCCCTGCAGTCTGTGCAGTCTTTACAGGTGCAGCCTGAAATTCTGTCCCAGGGCCAGGTTTTGGTTCAAAACACTTTGGTTTCTGAGGAGGAacttcctgctgcagaggcatTGGTCCAGCTGCCATTTCAAACTCTTCCACCACCACAGACCGTCGCAGTAAATCTGCAGGTGCAGCCTTCAGTTCCGATTGAAACTCCAGTG ATTTACCAAGTGGAGAATGTGTGTGAAGAGGAGATGCCCGAGGACTCAGATTGTGTCCACATGGCAAGAACACCTACACCACCCACCTTGTCCCCACCAGCCATAACCTTGGGCAATGGAGAGGCTCTTAATTCAGAAGATCCTATGTCAG AACATGGGGGACTGCCTTCAGTGACATCATCAGTCAGTGCCTCAGTAATTAAATCTCCATCTGATCCTTCCCATGCCTCTATTCCACCACCCCCTCTTTTGCTTCCAGCAGCAACAACAAGGAGCAACAGCACATCCATGCCCAATAGCATTCCCAGCCTAGAAAACAAACCTCCACAGGCTATTGTTAAACCCCAGATCCTGACCCATGTCATCGAAGGCTTTGTGATTCAGGAGGGGTTAGAGCCATTCCCT GTCAGTCGTTCATCTTTGCTGGTGGAACAGCCTGCAGAGAAGAGATTGCTGGTGGAGGGTCAGATCATGAGTGTGGTGTGTGTTGAATCAGATTTGCAGAACACAAAACATGCAGACAACTCATCAGACACAGAGATAGAGGATATGATTGCAGAAG AGGGACTGGATGAAATTGAAAATGATCTTCTAAAGTGTGAATTTTGTGGAAAAATGGGATATCCCAATAAGTTTCTGCGGTCAAAAAGATTCTGCTCCACGTCCTGTGCCAAAAG CTTCCAATTACTTATCCATCTGCAGAAGAAGATCTGGCTCCTCATGAAGACGCTGTTCCAACGGCCATGA
- the PHC3 gene encoding polyhomeotic-like protein 3 isoform X6, protein MENEPNTTTCSAPTTTVTTTSTSRTPLPQISVYSGSDRHAVQVIQQALHRPPSSAAQYLQQMYAAQQQHLMLQTAALQQQHLSSTQFQSLATVPQASLSGGRQCTSPTGSVTQQSSMSQTSINLSTSPTPAQIISRSQTSNTTSSSITQQTMLLGSTSPTLSASQAQMYLRAQMLIFTPATTVAAVQSDIPVVSSSSSSSCQSAATQVQNLTLRSQKLGVLSSSQNGPPKSSSQTQSLCPSKAASSSKGSQPDPSESNRKGESPAPESRSTPVTRTSSIHHLITPASYSPLQPHSLVKHQQIPLHSPPPKISHHQLILQQQQQVQPIALQTPPGQEPPPSQHCLPLPSHALPPAPSSVQSHCSPIHIHPPPLTLSPTPSQSAQQSVVVSPPPSHSPSQSPTIIIHPQALIQSQASSLVPAALQPEPAAPQAAAANPVRPSQPLSLPQHLPLPPSPAVHIGAVEPPSLVSPGQQLVSSTPHQQYPALQSAPIPLAAPPQLSASSTQIQPLPLQSVQSLQVQPEILSQGQVLVQNTLVSEEELPAAEALVQLPFQTLPPPQTVAVNLQVQPSVPIETPVIYQVENVCEEEMPEDSDCVHMARTPTPPTLSPPAITLGNGEALNSEDPMSEHGGLPSVTSSVSASVIKSPSDPSHASIPPPPLLLPAATTRSNSTSMPNSIPSLENKPPQAIVKPQILTHVIEGFVIQEGLEPFPVSRSSLLVEQPAEKRLLVEGQIMSVVCVESDLQNTKHADNSSDTEIEDMIAEEGLDEIENDLLKCEFCGKMGYPNKFLRSKRFCSTSCAKRHSLSCTKKFGLFPSDKTSRWNRKSDSQSLGRRGRRPSGPEGASRDHFLRQKKIWLLMKTLFQRP, encoded by the exons ATGGAGAATGAACCCAACACAACGACATGTTCTGCACCCACCACGACCGTCACCACCACCTCCACTTCCCGCACGCCGCTGCCGCAGATCTCCGTTTACAGCGGCTCTGACAGACATGCTGTCCAG GTTATTCAGCAGGCCTTGCATCGTCCTCCTAGCTCAGCTGCTCAGTACCTCCAGCAGATGtatgcagcccagcagcagcatctaATGCTGCagactgctgctctgcagcagcagcacttaaGCAGTACCCAATTTCAGAGTCTGGCAACTGTTCCACAG GCAAGCCTGTCAGGTGGGAGGCAATGTACTTCCCCCACTGGGAGTGTCACTCAGCAGTCAAGCATGTCGCAGACCTCG aTTAACCTCTCCACCTCTCCTACACCTGCACAGATAATAAGCCGTTCTCAGACCTCcaacaccaccagcagcagcatcacccagcAGACGATGTTGCTGGGCAGCACCTCTCCTACCCTGAGTGCCAGCCAGGCTCAAATGTATCTACGAGCTCAGATG CTTATTTTTACTCCTGCGACCACTGTGGCTGCTGTCCAGTCTGACATTCCTGTTgtctcctcatcctcctcatcttcCTGTCAGTCTGCAGCTACTCAG GTTCAGAACTTGACGTTGCGCAGTCAGAAGCTGGGTGTGTTGTCAAGTTCACAGAATGGCCCACCAAAGAGCAGCAGTCAAACTCAGTCGCTGTGCCCCAGTaaggctgccagcagctccaagggcaGCCAGCCAGATCCCTCAGAAAGCAATAGGAAAGGAGAGAGCCCCGCTCCAGAGAGCCGCAGCACGCCGGTCACACGGACGTCCAGCATCCACCACTTAATTACACCAG CTTCATATTCTCCATTGCAACCTCATTCTCTAGTAAAACATCAGCAGATCCCACTTCATTCACCACCTCCAAAGATTTCCCATCATCAGCtgatcctgcagcagcagcagcaagtccAGCCGATTGCACTTCAGACTCCTCCGGGCCAGGAGCCgcctccatcccagcactgtctgcccctccccagccatgCGCTGCCTCCGGCCCCCAGCAGTGTCCAGTCCCACTGCTCCCCTATCCACATCCATCCTCCGCCTCTCACGCTCTCTCCTACCCCGTCCCAGTCAGCTCAGCAATCAGTGGTGGTGTCCCCTCCGCCATCCCACTCCCCAAGTCAGTCACCCACCATAATTATTCACCCTCAAGCCCTTATCCAGTCCCAGGCCAGTTCCCTGGTGCCGGCGGCTCTGCAGCCCGAGCCGGCCGCTCCGCAGGCGGCTGCTGCCAACCCCGTGCGGCCATCGCAGCCGCTCAGCCTCCCGCAGCACCTTCCCCTCCCGCCCTCGCCTGCCGTGCACATCGGGGCCGTGGAGCCGCCCAGCTTGGTTTCCCCGGGCCAGCAGCTCGTGTCCTCCACGCCACACCAGCAGTACCCAGCCCTGCAATCCGCTCCCATCCCTCTGGCAGCTCCGCCTCAGCTCTCTGCATCCTCAACCCAGATTCAACCCCTGCCCCTGCAGTCTGTGCAGTCTTTACAGGTGCAGCCTGAAATTCTGTCCCAGGGCCAGGTTTTGGTTCAAAACACTTTGGTTTCTGAGGAGGAacttcctgctgcagaggcatTGGTCCAGCTGCCATTTCAAACTCTTCCACCACCACAGACCGTCGCAGTAAATCTGCAGGTGCAGCCTTCAGTTCCGATTGAAACTCCAGTG ATTTACCAAGTGGAGAATGTGTGTGAAGAGGAGATGCCCGAGGACTCAGATTGTGTCCACATGGCAAGAACACCTACACCACCCACCTTGTCCCCACCAGCCATAACCTTGGGCAATGGAGAGGCTCTTAATTCAGAAGATCCTATGTCAG AACATGGGGGACTGCCTTCAGTGACATCATCAGTCAGTGCCTCAGTAATTAAATCTCCATCTGATCCTTCCCATGCCTCTATTCCACCACCCCCTCTTTTGCTTCCAGCAGCAACAACAAGGAGCAACAGCACATCCATGCCCAATAGCATTCCCAGCCTAGAAAACAAACCTCCACAGGCTATTGTTAAACCCCAGATCCTGACCCATGTCATCGAAGGCTTTGTGATTCAGGAGGGGTTAGAGCCATTCCCT GTCAGTCGTTCATCTTTGCTGGTGGAACAGCCTGCAGAGAAGAGATTGCTGGTGGAGGGTCAGATCATGAGTGTGGTGTGTGTTGAATCAGATTTGCAGAACACAAAACATGCAGACAACTCATCAGACACAGAGATAGAGGATATGATTGCAGAAG AGGGACTGGATGAAATTGAAAATGATCTTCTAAAGTGTGAATTTTGTGGAAAAATGGGATATCCCAATAAGTTTCTGCGGTCAAAAAGATTCTGCTCCACGTCCTGTGCCAAAAG GCACAGCCTTAGTTGCACTAAGAAATTTGGGCTGTTTCCATCAGACAAGACCAGTCGTTGGAATCGGAAGTCAGATAGCCAAAGTCTTGGGCGACGCGGGCGTCGGCCGAGCGGCCCTGAGGGGGCATCGCGAGATCATTTTCTTAGACAG AAGAAGATCTGGCTCCTCATGAAGACGCTGTTCCAACGGCCATGA
- the PHC3 gene encoding polyhomeotic-like protein 3 isoform X3, whose protein sequence is MENEPNTTTCSAPTTTVTTTSTSRTPLPQISVYSGSDRHAVQVIQQALHRPPSSAAQYLQQMYAAQQQHLMLQTAALQQQHLSSTQFQSLATVPQASLSGGRQCTSPTGSVTQQSSMSQTSINLSTSPTPAQIISRSQTSNTTSSSITQQTMLLGSTSPTLSASQAQMYLRAQMLIFTPATTVAAVQSDIPVVSSSSSSSCQSAATQVQNLTLRSQKLGVLSSSQNGPPKSSSQTQSLCPSKAASSSKGSQPDPSESNRKGESPAPESRSTPVTRTSSIHHLITPASYSPLQPHSLVKHQQIPLHSPPPKISHHQLILQQQQQVQPIALQTPPGQEPPPSQHCLPLPSHALPPAPSSVQSHCSPIHIHPPPLTLSPTPSQSAQQSVVVSPPPSHSPSQSPTIIIHPQALIQSQASSLVPAALQPEPAAPQAAAANPVRPSQPLSLPQHLPLPPSPAVHIGAVEPPSLVSPGQQLVSSTPHQQYPALQSAPIPLAAPPQLSASSTQIQPLPLQSVQSLQVQPEILSQGQVLVQNTLVSEEELPAAEALVQLPFQTLPPPQTVAVNLQVQPSVPIETPVIYQVENVCEEEMPEDSDCVHMARTPTPPTLSPPAITLGNGEALNSEDPMSEHGGLPSVTSSVSASVIKSPSDPSHASIPPPPLLLPAATTRSNSTSMPNSIPSLENKPPQAIVKPQILTHVIEGFVIQEGLEPFPVSRSSLLVEQPAEKRLLVEGQIMSVVCVESDLQNTKHADNSSDTEIEDMIAEEGLDEIENDLLKCEFCGKMGYPNKFLRSKRFCSTSCAKRHSLSCTKKFGLFPSDKTSRWNRKSDSQSLGRRGRRPSGPEGASRDHFLRQLPITYPSAEEDLAPHEDAVPTAMTTRLRRQSERERERELRELRIRKMPESIDLLPVVQTDPSVWTVDEVWAFIHSLPAQIPC, encoded by the exons ATGGAGAATGAACCCAACACAACGACATGTTCTGCACCCACCACGACCGTCACCACCACCTCCACTTCCCGCACGCCGCTGCCGCAGATCTCCGTTTACAGCGGCTCTGACAGACATGCTGTCCAG GTTATTCAGCAGGCCTTGCATCGTCCTCCTAGCTCAGCTGCTCAGTACCTCCAGCAGATGtatgcagcccagcagcagcatctaATGCTGCagactgctgctctgcagcagcagcacttaaGCAGTACCCAATTTCAGAGTCTGGCAACTGTTCCACAG GCAAGCCTGTCAGGTGGGAGGCAATGTACTTCCCCCACTGGGAGTGTCACTCAGCAGTCAAGCATGTCGCAGACCTCG aTTAACCTCTCCACCTCTCCTACACCTGCACAGATAATAAGCCGTTCTCAGACCTCcaacaccaccagcagcagcatcacccagcAGACGATGTTGCTGGGCAGCACCTCTCCTACCCTGAGTGCCAGCCAGGCTCAAATGTATCTACGAGCTCAGATG CTTATTTTTACTCCTGCGACCACTGTGGCTGCTGTCCAGTCTGACATTCCTGTTgtctcctcatcctcctcatcttcCTGTCAGTCTGCAGCTACTCAG GTTCAGAACTTGACGTTGCGCAGTCAGAAGCTGGGTGTGTTGTCAAGTTCACAGAATGGCCCACCAAAGAGCAGCAGTCAAACTCAGTCGCTGTGCCCCAGTaaggctgccagcagctccaagggcaGCCAGCCAGATCCCTCAGAAAGCAATAGGAAAGGAGAGAGCCCCGCTCCAGAGAGCCGCAGCACGCCGGTCACACGGACGTCCAGCATCCACCACTTAATTACACCAG CTTCATATTCTCCATTGCAACCTCATTCTCTAGTAAAACATCAGCAGATCCCACTTCATTCACCACCTCCAAAGATTTCCCATCATCAGCtgatcctgcagcagcagcagcaagtccAGCCGATTGCACTTCAGACTCCTCCGGGCCAGGAGCCgcctccatcccagcactgtctgcccctccccagccatgCGCTGCCTCCGGCCCCCAGCAGTGTCCAGTCCCACTGCTCCCCTATCCACATCCATCCTCCGCCTCTCACGCTCTCTCCTACCCCGTCCCAGTCAGCTCAGCAATCAGTGGTGGTGTCCCCTCCGCCATCCCACTCCCCAAGTCAGTCACCCACCATAATTATTCACCCTCAAGCCCTTATCCAGTCCCAGGCCAGTTCCCTGGTGCCGGCGGCTCTGCAGCCCGAGCCGGCCGCTCCGCAGGCGGCTGCTGCCAACCCCGTGCGGCCATCGCAGCCGCTCAGCCTCCCGCAGCACCTTCCCCTCCCGCCCTCGCCTGCCGTGCACATCGGGGCCGTGGAGCCGCCCAGCTTGGTTTCCCCGGGCCAGCAGCTCGTGTCCTCCACGCCACACCAGCAGTACCCAGCCCTGCAATCCGCTCCCATCCCTCTGGCAGCTCCGCCTCAGCTCTCTGCATCCTCAACCCAGATTCAACCCCTGCCCCTGCAGTCTGTGCAGTCTTTACAGGTGCAGCCTGAAATTCTGTCCCAGGGCCAGGTTTTGGTTCAAAACACTTTGGTTTCTGAGGAGGAacttcctgctgcagaggcatTGGTCCAGCTGCCATTTCAAACTCTTCCACCACCACAGACCGTCGCAGTAAATCTGCAGGTGCAGCCTTCAGTTCCGATTGAAACTCCAGTG ATTTACCAAGTGGAGAATGTGTGTGAAGAGGAGATGCCCGAGGACTCAGATTGTGTCCACATGGCAAGAACACCTACACCACCCACCTTGTCCCCACCAGCCATAACCTTGGGCAATGGAGAGGCTCTTAATTCAGAAGATCCTATGTCAG AACATGGGGGACTGCCTTCAGTGACATCATCAGTCAGTGCCTCAGTAATTAAATCTCCATCTGATCCTTCCCATGCCTCTATTCCACCACCCCCTCTTTTGCTTCCAGCAGCAACAACAAGGAGCAACAGCACATCCATGCCCAATAGCATTCCCAGCCTAGAAAACAAACCTCCACAGGCTATTGTTAAACCCCAGATCCTGACCCATGTCATCGAAGGCTTTGTGATTCAGGAGGGGTTAGAGCCATTCCCT GTCAGTCGTTCATCTTTGCTGGTGGAACAGCCTGCAGAGAAGAGATTGCTGGTGGAGGGTCAGATCATGAGTGTGGTGTGTGTTGAATCAGATTTGCAGAACACAAAACATGCAGACAACTCATCAGACACAGAGATAGAGGATATGATTGCAGAAG AGGGACTGGATGAAATTGAAAATGATCTTCTAAAGTGTGAATTTTGTGGAAAAATGGGATATCCCAATAAGTTTCTGCGGTCAAAAAGATTCTGCTCCACGTCCTGTGCCAAAAG GCACAGCCTTAGTTGCACTAAGAAATTTGGGCTGTTTCCATCAGACAAGACCAGTCGTTGGAATCGGAAGTCAGATAGCCAAAGTCTTGGGCGACGCGGGCGTCGGCCGAGCGGCCCTGAGGGGGCATCGCGAGATCATTTTCTTAGACAG CTTCCAATTACTTATCCATCTGCAGAAGAAGATCTGGCTCCTCATGAAGACGCTGTTCCAACGGCCATGACCACGCGCCTGCGGAGGCAGAGTGAGAGGGAGAGGGAACGGGAGCTTCGGGAGCTGAGGATAAGGAAAATGCCAGAGAGCATCGACCTCTTACCAGTGGTGCAAACTGACCCCTCAGTATGGACTGTCGATGAAGTTTGGGCCTTTATACATTCTCTGCCTG CACAAATCCCATGTTGA